Genomic window (Arachis hypogaea cultivar Tifrunner chromosome 13, arahy.Tifrunner.gnm2.J5K5, whole genome shotgun sequence):
TCAAGACCCTTTCCCTTCTTCACTCCCCGATTCCTCTGTAATTTGGGACCATTACCCTTGCAAATCCTTCGATTGCTTCCACCGCCAAAACCCTAACCTAGGCTTCAACCCTTCCTCCGATTCGTCCAAGTTCACAACCTACAAGACCGACCTCGATCTCCCGATCTCGCAGCTCTTCCAGATCGCCAAGTCCGCAAAGTCAGTCATCCGGCTGGGCCTCGACGTCGGTGGCGGCACTGGGTCATTCGCCGCCACGATGAAGCTCCGCAACGTGACAGTTGTGACGACGACGATGAGCGTGGGTGCGCCATACAGCGAGGCGGTGGCGCTGAGGGGGCTTGTGCCACTTCACGTGCCGCTGCAGCAGCGGCTGCCGGTGTTCGACGGAGTGGTGGACCTTGTGCGGTGCGGGCGTGCCGTGAACCGGTGGATTCCGGTGACGATGATGGAGTTCTTGCTGTTTGATGTGGATAGGGTTTTGAGAGGTGGAGGGTACTTGTGGATTGACAGATTCTTCAGCAAAGGGGTGGACCTTGAAAAGCTGTATGCGCCATTGATTGGGAAATTAGGTTACAAGAAGGTGAAGTGGGCCACTGGGAATAAGACTGATGCTAGTGGCATCAAGAATTCTGAGGTTTTTCTCACTGCGTTGTTGCAGAAGCCTACTTCAAGATGATCAACTTGAAGCTTGCTTCTTTACTTCTTCCCTTACACAACCTGGTAGGATCTAACTACCTATCTTGCTACTTGGAAAGTTAACATCTTAAttagttaaaattaaattagttGCATGTTCATGTTGCATAAGATATCAACCTGattcattcaaaaaaaatatcaacaTTTGGTACTTCATAACTAGCACAACCCACACCTGTTTAACGGCATAGACTCCGAATCCATCAAGAAATTAGTATTGTATATTTCAGGAAACACTTGTCATTCCAACTCTACCTTCTTTGTATTACGTGTTAGAGTGGCTACTTACAAAAAGAGATAGGTAGACGGTAGGTTAATGTTGGTCCTTCCCTCATCTAGTAAACTTACCCTGTTACCCATAGGAAAGATATGCCAGCATTACCCGTGTTTATTGACAAAGGCAAAAGCTAAAGTCGTTGATAACTGGGATAAGATGACTAAGTTACAATAGGTTGCATGCAACCTTGAATGGAGTAGAAACAATGAGTTTTGTTAAATACCTGtgaaccaaacttaaaaacttggGTGCTAGTTAGTATGGTATTTGATTTGGTTAGGATTAAGCAGGCAACATTTCTTCTTCTAATTCTGTAAAAATTTCTTAATTCGTTTGGTTTGTGTgttattttccagtattatttTTAATGGGGATTCTATTCTGACTCTAATCATCTGTTGTGTTTGTGGTTGTTGCAGTTTGATATATGCTGTAAGAAGATTAAGATATGCAGGTCAGAAGGTAAATTATTCAGGTTTCTTTGCTCCGAAAACGTTGATGGGGTAACTCAACTTCATGCCCACTGTGATGATGAATCATCCAAATGTTGTAAAATGATCAACATTGGTAGGTAAAAGAAGACACATGCAAGGCAAGTCAAGGAAAGGTGTATAGGAACTCTTAGAGGAAAAATAGCCTTTGTGATcatctccttttcttttcttttcttttgtaattcctttatttatcttttttttttccctcttatTTGATTGAATTGTGCAATCCCAATTAATTGTTtggaaaataaatatttaaaaacgtAATTTCTTTGGTTTCAAACATTGGAAAGTCCACTCTTAAATTTGATAACGTCATTTCTGAaatatgtgattttttttttcaaagagaaagaacaagaaactaatttttaat
Coding sequences:
- the LOC112792348 gene encoding probable methyltransferase At1g29790; this encodes MALAFTTMTLNLVLLMAMVATNILSLYHLSSTLQSPKSPKPPTPVPDQLLHQLHTIRATINHLTRLQHSTDTTTTSSTIPPDLLLYSHLNPIASSCHNHPDLLHKYMSYTPFSLCPSDSDLAESLILRGCHPLPRRRCFSRTAPHKPSSPLPQDPFPSSLPDSSVIWDHYPCKSFDCFHRQNPNLGFNPSSDSSKFTTYKTDLDLPISQLFQIAKSAKSVIRLGLDVGGGTGSFAATMKLRNVTVVTTTMSVGAPYSEAVALRGLVPLHVPLQQRLPVFDGVVDLVRCGRAVNRWIPVTMMEFLLFDVDRVLRGGGYLWIDRFFSKGVDLEKLYAPLIGKLGYKKVKWATGNKTDASGIKNSEVFLTALLQKPTSR